In Vicinamibacteria bacterium, a single genomic region encodes these proteins:
- a CDS encoding sodium:solute symporter family protein, with amino-acid sequence MKLTWWDWLAIAVYFLANILIGLYYRKRATRSTEDFFVGGRKVSWWLAGTSMVATTFAADTPLAVTGFVAKNGIAGNWIWWSMLMSGMLTVFFFARLWRRAGVLTDVEFAEIRYSGKPAAFLRGFRSLYLGLPINCIILGWVNLAMVKILIIIFGIAKIEALMLVFGIMLVTSMISTLSGLWGVLVMDLFQFVLKMGMVIILAVYAVAAVGGMAVLKEKLHALDVARAASGGGQGSILSFTPDLGSAWMPMITFFVYIAVNWWAAWYPGAEPGGGGYIAQRIFCAKDEKHSLLATLWFNVAHYAIRPWPWVLTALCSLVLYPDLVDKESGFIKTIVDPQVFPVALRGIMIAAFAAAYMSTVGTQLNWGASYLVNDFYRRFLVKAGNEKHYVRVSQMATVLIMLASCVVTYYQDSIAGAWRLLIALGAGTGSVFILRWFWWRINAWSEVSAMAASFVVSLLLTFGYNLRDDEPAEFAWKLIITVACSTITWLAVTFLTAPESKETLLAFYRRVRPSASLWGPIAREATDVVPVHDGLHNLLDWLAGCVFVYMTLFGVGKIIFGATLEGVAFLLVAAAGAATIYWDLNRRGWKTVLE; translated from the coding sequence ATGAAGCTGACTTGGTGGGATTGGCTCGCCATCGCGGTCTACTTCCTGGCCAACATTCTGATCGGCCTCTACTACCGAAAGCGGGCCACCCGCTCCACGGAGGACTTCTTCGTGGGCGGCCGCAAGGTGAGCTGGTGGCTGGCCGGTACATCGATGGTGGCCACCACCTTCGCCGCGGACACTCCCCTCGCCGTGACCGGGTTCGTGGCCAAGAACGGCATCGCCGGCAACTGGATCTGGTGGAGCATGCTCATGAGCGGCATGCTCACCGTCTTCTTCTTCGCCCGCCTCTGGCGACGGGCCGGCGTTCTCACCGACGTGGAGTTTGCGGAGATCCGCTATAGCGGCAAGCCAGCCGCGTTTCTGCGCGGCTTCCGCTCGCTCTATCTCGGCCTCCCCATCAACTGCATCATCCTGGGCTGGGTGAACCTGGCCATGGTGAAGATCCTCATTATCATCTTCGGGATCGCCAAGATCGAGGCCTTGATGCTGGTGTTCGGCATCATGCTCGTCACCTCCATGATCTCGACCCTCTCGGGGCTCTGGGGCGTCCTGGTGATGGATCTCTTCCAGTTCGTGCTGAAGATGGGCATGGTCATCATCCTCGCCGTCTACGCGGTGGCGGCGGTGGGCGGCATGGCCGTGCTCAAGGAGAAGCTGCACGCCCTGGACGTGGCGCGGGCAGCCAGCGGCGGGGGCCAGGGCTCAATCCTTTCCTTCACCCCCGACCTGGGCTCGGCCTGGATGCCGATGATCACCTTCTTCGTCTACATCGCCGTCAATTGGTGGGCGGCCTGGTACCCCGGGGCGGAGCCGGGAGGCGGGGGCTACATCGCCCAGCGCATCTTCTGCGCCAAGGACGAGAAGCACTCGCTCCTGGCCACCCTCTGGTTCAACGTGGCCCACTACGCGATCCGCCCCTGGCCGTGGGTCCTGACCGCGCTCTGCTCGCTGGTCCTCTACCCCGACCTGGTCGACAAGGAGTCCGGCTTCATCAAGACCATCGTCGACCCCCAGGTGTTCCCCGTCGCCCTGCGCGGGATCATGATCGCGGCCTTCGCGGCCGCCTACATGTCCACGGTGGGGACCCAGCTCAACTGGGGCGCCTCCTACCTGGTCAACGATTTCTACCGGCGGTTCCTGGTGAAGGCCGGCAACGAAAAGCACTACGTCAGGGTGTCCCAGATGGCCACCGTCCTGATCATGCTCGCTTCCTGCGTGGTCACCTACTACCAGGACTCAATCGCGGGCGCCTGGCGGCTCCTCATCGCCCTGGGGGCGGGAACGGGGAGCGTCTTCATCCTGCGCTGGTTCTGGTGGCGCATCAACGCTTGGAGCGAGGTCTCGGCCATGGCCGCCTCCTTCGTGGTCTCGCTGCTGCTGACCTTCGGCTACAACCTGAGGGACGACGAGCCCGCGGAGTTCGCCTGGAAGCTGATCATCACCGTGGCCTGCTCCACGATTACCTGGCTGGCGGTGACATTCCTGACCGCGCCTGAGAGCAAGGAGACCCTCCTCGCGTTCTATCGTCGGGTCCGGCCCAGCGCTTCGCTCTGGGGCCCCATCGCCCGCGAGGCCACGGACGTGGTGCCCGTCCACGACGGCCTCCACAACCTCCTGGACTGGCTGGCCGGGTGCGTCTTCGTCTATATGACCCTGTTCGGGGTGGGCAAGATCATCTTCGGCGCCACCCTCGAGGGGGTCGCCTTCCTGCTCGTGGCCGCCGCCGGCGCCGCCACCATCTACTGGGACCTCAACCGGCGCGGCTGGAAGACGGTACTCGAGTAG